DNA from Planctomycetia bacterium:
TACTGCCTGGGAACCGAACCCCAGAAAATGGCAATGGCCATCGATGAACCCAGGAAGCATCGTTCTCCCTTTCAGGTCCACCAGTCGGGTCTTATCTCCCTGATGTTTCAGAACATACGCTTTGGCACCAACAGCAACGATTCTGCCGTCTTTCACAGCCAAAGCTTCCGCACTGGGAGTCTTCTCGTCAACGGTAACTATGGTGCCGCCATGGTATATGACGTCTGCATCGGCTGCTGCAATACCATCAACCAGGTACCCAATACTCATAATGGCCAACAGAAGACTAAAGTAACGCATGATTGTCTCTCGGGTGTTCGACGTTACCAATGGAAAGCATACCGTTTGGGAGATCAACAAGTTACTGGAATCTCCATGCAAAAAGCGCAAGCAACTTCGAATACCCCTACAATAAGCTCAGGATAAGTTGCCAAGTCTAGGAAGCAGACTGGTGCCGTATCAACTGCTCGAAATCAATGATGCAGATGAGTTGTCAGCCAGGTACAACGGTTCACATTTGCGGTTTCAGGCCACGGAACGAGGTGCCTACGCTTTCCGCTGGGAGCTGGCACAGATCGGTTCTTTTATTCTACAGCAAACGACGTTCAGCTTGAAAACACTGGTCGAAGGAGTGACGTCTGAAGATGTAACCAATCTGTTACTGAGTGATGCTCCACCTGGTAAATGTGTCTTCACTGGAGTACGTATGGACGCAGGGGACACCATCCTCTACGGTGCTGGGGCTGAGCATTTTTCACTTGCCAAGGAACGCACCAGTTTCAATCTCACCTGGCCTCGTAGCGTGCTGGAGAACGCCTTGGCTGCGAACGCGGGAATTGACTCCCCGGATTACTTTCATGCACGTAGTCGATGGAGCATTGGCCCCTCTGCGTTGCTTGCCCTGCGTCAGCTTTGCGTGAATACACTTCAATATTTTAAGACAGCGAAAGCCAGACACTCTCCAGTTGAAACAATACAGTTGGAAAAAAGTCTGCTACAACGGTTCACGAACACTCTATCACTGGAGAATAAGGTCATCCAGCAAGAAGCCACCTCGCTGGAGCCCAGCAGCAGGATCATTCTTCGAGCACGAAGCTTCATGGAGCAGGCAGGCTCTCAACCCATCTATTTGCACGAACTCTGTCGCGCTACAGGGGTGAGTGCCCGAACATTGCAGAAAGTCTTTATAGAGACGCTGGGAATTTCTCCCATGCGCTATCTCAAGGTTCGACGACTGCACCTAGCTCGCCGTCGGCTGATGAGCACTACTTCCGATCAAATCAATGTCAAACAGGCCGCTCGTGAAGCAGGTTTCTGGGAAGATGGGCGGTTCGCTGAGGATTATTATCGTCTGTTTGGATTTCTTCCTTCCAAAACACTACGAGTTGATGCCTGATCACCTCATTTGTCTAATCTACTTAGCTTGTTGGTTATCCCACCGCTGCATACTTTCTGATGAGGAACTTAAGCCAGATGCGCTTTTTGCATGCGTTTCGATGGAACATCCTGACAAACTTTGCCGAAGATGCATAACGT
Protein-coding regions in this window:
- a CDS encoding helix-turn-helix domain-containing protein, which gives rise to MPYQLLEINDADELSARYNGSHLRFQATERGAYAFRWELAQIGSFILQQTTFSLKTLVEGVTSEDVTNLLLSDAPPGKCVFTGVRMDAGDTILYGAGAEHFSLAKERTSFNLTWPRSVLENALAANAGIDSPDYFHARSRWSIGPSALLALRQLCVNTLQYFKTAKARHSPVETIQLEKSLLQRFTNTLSLENKVIQQEATSLEPSSRIILRARSFMEQAGSQPIYLHELCRATGVSARTLQKVFIETLGISPMRYLKVRRLHLARRRLMSTTSDQINVKQAAREAGFWEDGRFAEDYYRLFGFLPSKTLRVDA